Part of the candidate division KSB1 bacterium genome is shown below.
ACCAAATGTCATGATCTCCGACAATTTATTTATCTTCTAACTGCATAAGCAGTCATTTGTCATGATATCCGACTTCGTGCAGCTGTTTTATCATCCATAGGAAACGCTGGATACCTCTCACCTCCGCCTCAACATTATTAAAATTAAGAATACTAAACAAAAAGTCAACAATATCACATGAAAAATCAAGAATAATTGATATTTGATAATTCTTCTTAATCATACGTTTAGCAGGTTAACAAGACCTTATTTCAATCCCCGCAAATAAGCCACAATATCTTCCACCTCTTCATCTTCAAGTTGAAAATCTTTCATGGAAGTTCGCGGAATAATTCTGTTTGGAGCTTTGATCAGGTGAAACATATAGGACTCTAACAATTTTCTGCCGACTCTGGAAAGTTCAGGCGCAAGGTTTTGTCCTTCCTCTGCGATTTTGTGGCAGCCGAAGCAGCCGTACTCGAAGAAAAGGTCCTGTCCCGATTCCACCATTTCACTGTCCGCTTCAGCCCAGTCGAATTCAGGTTGTGGGAATTTGTCGTTCTGTAGATTGTTTTGAAGAAAAGCCGAAAGATTCGTCGCCTCTGCCAGAGTTAAATTAAAATCCGGCATGCGAATGATCGGCCGCTCATCTTTGCGCTGCCAGCGAATGCGGTGCGGGTTTCGCAGATAGTCGATGAGCCAGCCCTGCCGATATTTATTGCCGGCAAATTCCAGCCCCGGCGGTAAATTCTCGCCCTGCGAAACCGGGTCGTGGCATTTGCCGCATTTCAATTCGGTATAAAGCAACTGACCCAATTGTGGATTAACCGCAAAAGGTTTGTCGATTTCGCCTTCGACCGTTACAGTTTCCCTTTTTGCCGCCATAAGTTTCTTGGCCTCGCTGCCTTCATAGGCCCCCCAGGCTGTTAACGAGAGAATTGAAAAAATAAAAACACTTCCCAGGCTAACAGCAATCGGCCGTTTGGACAATCGCCGCTCGGGATTTTTATCCAGAAAAGGCAGCAAAATCATCAGAGTAATAAAAGCGCCCGGCAGAATAATCGCGCCAATGATTTCAAGTTTGCCTTCAAAAATTTTCAGGAGTTGGAATAGGCTGTAAAAATACCAATCGGGCCGGGGAATGTAACTCGTGTCATTTGGGTCGGCCTTCTCCTCAAGCGGGGCGCCAAATTGTGCGGCGAGCAGGACGATCACCCCGACAACCACAAAAGCAACCAAACTGTCGCGGAAAAGCTGCAGCGGGTAAAATCGATTCGGGTATTCGACCGGGTCGCCTTCTTTAAGTCCGGGCGGAGTTGAGCCGTGCAAGCGAATATAAAAAAGATGCACGCCGACCAGGAGAACAAGCAACAGCGGTAGGACAACAACGTGTAAAGAAAAGAAACGGGAAAGAGTCATCGTTCCCATTTCGCTGCCACCCTGCATTATTCTTGTGATCTGTTTTCCAATGACCGGAGTAATTCCGCCGATGTTAATGCCGACTTTGGTTGCAAAATAGGATTTCATATCCCAGGGCAGGAGATAACCGGTAAAAGCAAAACCCAGTACAATTAGCAGAAGAAGGACGCCGAATATCCAGGTCCATTGACGCGGCTTTTTATAAGCTCCGTAAAAAAAGGTGCGGGCAATGTGCAAAAAAATCAGAATCACCATGGCGCTCGCCGCGAAATAGTGCACCCCGCGAATGATACTGCCGAAGATGACCTGCTGCTCGATGTACCGCACACTTTCATAAGCAGCATTGGCATTCGGAGAATAATAAAATGACAGCAAGACACCCGTAATTATCTGCACCGCGATAAGCGCCAAAAGGGAAGAACCCAGAGTCTGCAGCCAGTTTACGCCTTTCGGCATGGGCTCTTGGAGAAAATTTTTAACGATAGCAAGCAGGCCGTTCGTGTTTTTGTCTGTGTTCGTTTTCATTATTTTTACTTTCAGCTTGGAAGTTGAATAAAAAGCTCACCGTTCTCGAGTCGGGTTTCTAACTTAGTCAACGGGCGTGGGGGCGGCCCGGAGAGAACTTTACCGGTTAAATCATAGCGGCCTTCGTGACAGGGGCAAACAAACTTTTCTTCGCCGGGCTGCCAGGCCACGTTGCAGCCCGTGTGGGTGCAAACCGCAGAAAGCACGCTTACTTGTTCTTGCTCCGTCCCGTCAGCGACGATCCAGACAAAGCCGCTTTTCTCAGCTAAAGTGTAATCCGTTTCAGAGATATATTTAAATATCGCTTTTTGCGGCACCGCTGACTTGAATTGTTCAATAGAACCTAATTTTACCCAGGTTTCTCCACGCTTTCGAAGCACTGGCGTCAAAAGAAAGCCGAGTCCGGGCACTGCGAGCAGCAGAGCGATGAGGCCGTTAAACATGCCAATTGC
Proteins encoded:
- a CDS encoding ubiquinol-cytochrome c reductase iron-sulfur subunit, giving the protein MAQSAKLIDANIPRRGFLKFAIGMFNGLIALLLAVPGLGFLLTPVLRKRGETWVKLGSIEQFKSAVPQKAIFKYISETDYTLAEKSGFVWIVADGTEQEQVSVLSAVCTHTGCNVAWQPGEEKFVCPCHEGRYDLTGKVLSGPPPRPLTKLETRLENGELFIQLPS
- a CDS encoding cytochrome b N-terminal domain-containing protein produces the protein MKTNTDKNTNGLLAIVKNFLQEPMPKGVNWLQTLGSSLLALIAVQIITGVLLSFYYSPNANAAYESVRYIEQQVIFGSIIRGVHYFAASAMVILIFLHIARTFFYGAYKKPRQWTWIFGVLLLLIVLGFAFTGYLLPWDMKSYFATKVGINIGGITPVIGKQITRIMQGGSEMGTMTLSRFFSLHVVVLPLLLVLLVGVHLFYIRLHGSTPPGLKEGDPVEYPNRFYPLQLFRDSLVAFVVVGVIVLLAAQFGAPLEEKADPNDTSYIPRPDWYFYSLFQLLKIFEGKLEIIGAIILPGAFITLMILLPFLDKNPERRLSKRPIAVSLGSVFIFSILSLTAWGAYEGSEAKKLMAAKRETVTVEGEIDKPFAVNPQLGQLLYTELKCGKCHDPVSQGENLPPGLEFAGNKYRQGWLIDYLRNPHRIRWQRKDERPIIRMPDFNLTLAEATNLSAFLQNNLQNDKFPQPEFDWAEADSEMVESGQDLFFEYGCFGCHKIAEEGQNLAPELSRVGRKLLESYMFHLIKAPNRIIPRTSMKDFQLEDEEVEDIVAYLRGLK